In Rattus norvegicus strain BN/NHsdMcwi chromosome 3, GRCr8, whole genome shotgun sequence, a genomic segment contains:
- the Dppa5al1 gene encoding developmental pluripotency-associated protein 5A-like: MATLVTRKDIPPWVKVPEDLKDPEVFQVHTLVLKSLFGPQGSRMPHIEQVSRAMFELKILESSGLTEVLIYGSCNHKLRAKWMLQSMAERYRLRQERGMLKLEEAMKTLELGQCLE, encoded by the coding sequence ATGGCAACCCTTGTGACCCGTAAAGATATCCCCCCATGGGTGAAAGTTCCTGAAGACCTGAAAGATCCAGAAGTATTCCAAGTCCACACGCTGGTGCTAAAATCTCTGTTTGGCCCACAGGGATCTCGAATGCCTCACATCGAGCAGGTGAGCCGGGCCATGTTTGAACTGAAGATTCTGGAATCTTCCGGACTTACGGAGGTCTTAATTTATGGCTCTTGCAACCACAAGCTTCGGGCtaaatggatgcttcagtccatgGCTGAGAGGTACCGCCTGCGCCAGGAAAGAGGAATGCTCAAGCTGGAGGAAGCCATGAAGACCCTGGAACTGGGCCAGTGTTTGGAATGA